The Hymenobacter sp. GOD-10R genome includes a window with the following:
- a CDS encoding lysophospholipid acyltransferase family protein — translation MSQLAEFDLSLPSSLALSAGPLRSALQHFAHLRELHQLYAQAQHLTGLEFVAAILDKLAICVQYNTAELRRLPTAGAFVALANHPCGLLDGLVLLHVLGQARPDLRVAVNELLAPLLPQLGAQFVLVQPDAPTPGRNVPGLRRLLRFLHNDIPLLLFPAGEVAHRPGLFQGVTESVWHPTAGRLLTATRLPVVPVWISGQNSTSFSWLGLLHSFLRTARLPAELLNKRGTSVQVRIGTAVAAAELCGLSAAERLTYLRARVHALSGGTPRNDPGVHPPLAPPVIAETTPVLVEADLAALRPGRLLLQHHRWEVYVAKSKEIPNVLREISRLRELTFRGEGEGTQQPCDLDAYDAYYRHLFLYDRQQRCVVGAYRLGHGRSILRQHGRRGFYLHSLFKMKRALCPLLRQSLELGRSFVRAEYQRQPLPLTLLWKGIALYLSAHPEYRYLIGPVSISSRFQPLSKAVMIDFIRRHCFDAEMAAYVRPRKQFRYRPLDKQEPAAVLQTGLDDVQALNKLVASLEPGGMGVPVLLRHYMQQNARFVGFNLDPAFTNALDGFIILDAYDLPERTRRLLNRY, via the coding sequence ATGAGTCAGCTAGCTGAATTTGATTTATCCCTTCCTTCTTCTTTGGCGCTTTCTGCGGGGCCGTTGCGGTCTGCGCTACAGCACTTTGCTCACCTGCGGGAGTTGCACCAGCTCTACGCCCAAGCGCAGCACCTCACGGGGCTAGAGTTTGTGGCGGCTATTCTCGATAAGCTAGCTATCTGCGTTCAATACAACACCGCCGAGCTGCGCCGCCTGCCCACCGCGGGCGCCTTCGTGGCCCTGGCCAATCACCCGTGCGGTCTGCTCGACGGCCTGGTGCTCCTGCACGTCCTCGGCCAGGCACGCCCCGACTTGCGGGTGGCGGTCAACGAGCTTTTGGCCCCCTTGCTGCCCCAATTAGGAGCGCAGTTCGTCCTGGTGCAGCCCGATGCACCAACGCCTGGCCGCAACGTACCAGGACTGCGGCGCTTACTGCGCTTTCTGCACAATGATATTCCGCTGCTACTGTTCCCAGCGGGGGAAGTCGCCCACCGTCCCGGCCTGTTTCAGGGCGTAACCGAGTCGGTGTGGCACCCTACCGCCGGGCGCCTGCTCACCGCAACGCGCCTGCCCGTGGTGCCCGTCTGGATTAGTGGGCAAAACAGCACCTCTTTTAGCTGGCTAGGATTGCTGCATAGCTTCCTGCGCACGGCCCGTCTGCCGGCCGAGCTGCTTAACAAGCGCGGCACCAGCGTGCAGGTACGCATCGGCACGGCCGTAGCCGCGGCCGAGCTATGCGGCCTGTCGGCCGCCGAGCGCCTGACGTATCTGCGGGCCCGTGTGCACGCCCTCAGTGGCGGCACCCCGCGGAATGATCCCGGCGTGCACCCACCGCTCGCCCCACCGGTCATTGCCGAAACCACTCCTGTCTTAGTGGAGGCCGACCTAGCCGCCCTCCGCCCCGGTCGGCTCCTGCTTCAGCACCATCGCTGGGAGGTTTACGTAGCCAAGAGTAAGGAAATTCCGAACGTGCTGCGTGAGATTAGTAGGCTGCGCGAGCTCACCTTTCGCGGCGAGGGCGAAGGCACCCAGCAGCCGTGCGACCTAGATGCGTACGACGCCTACTATCGCCACTTGTTTCTCTACGACCGTCAGCAGCGCTGCGTGGTGGGCGCTTACCGCCTTGGACACGGGCGGAGCATCCTGCGGCAGCACGGCCGGCGAGGCTTTTACCTGCACTCGCTGTTCAAAATGAAACGAGCACTGTGCCCGCTGTTGCGCCAGTCGCTGGAGCTAGGTCGTTCCTTTGTTCGGGCAGAGTACCAGCGGCAGCCCCTACCCCTGACCTTGTTGTGGAAAGGCATTGCCCTGTACCTGAGTGCCCACCCAGAATACCGGTACCTGATTGGCCCGGTGAGCATCAGCAGCCGCTTTCAGCCATTATCGAAGGCCGTCATGATCGACTTTATTCGCCGGCATTGTTTCGACGCCGAAATGGCGGCGTACGTGCGGCCCCGCAAGCAGTTCCGCTACCGGCCACTGGATAAGCAGGAGCCCGCAGCAGTCCTGCAAACCGGCCTCGATGATGTGCAAGCCCTCAACAAGTTGGTAGCTAGCCTGGAGCCCGGCGGCATGGGTGTACCCGTGTTGTTGCGCCATTACATGCAGCAGAACGCCCGCTTTGTGGGCTTCAACCTAGATCCGGCTTTCACCAACGCACTGGACGGCTTCATCATCCTGGATGCCTACGACTTGCCCGAGCGCACCCGGCGCCTGCTCAACCGCTATTAA
- a CDS encoding amidohydrolase family protein, with translation MPHYRSILAGALVLLGASFHAHTPGQAQAAPYDLVISHANLVDVVSGSVRPDQVVAIRGDVIRVVEKASAKKYVAKRYLDAKGKFLMPGLWDMHVHFRGGDSLVQANQNLLPLYLAHGITTVRDAGGDMTPSVFRWRRQMQAGTLAGPRIFTSGPKIDGPQAYWPGSLEVETPAQIAKALDSLQSIKVDYVKIYDSKISGEAYLNVIAAAEKRGMKTTGHMPYSVKLGDAVERGLDATEHLYYVFKACSGKEDSLTTLVKKSLTTSKPLGLFAMLPAVEATYDPAAANRIFKLMVAHKTAAVPTLFIGKTLADLPDTDHSRDTMLAYIDPKIQATYTRRLSSAKGQSAEANQFRKKLETRFMSLVPKMQAAGVVVLAGSDSGAFNSFTYPGASLVGEVEMLVQAGLTPAQALRAATINGARFMGVEGTAGTIGVGKNADLVLLERNPLTDIHHIRTINTVVSRGKPYSRQDLAAMLQAIKHK, from the coding sequence ATGCCGCATTACCGTAGTATTCTCGCCGGTGCCCTGGTGCTACTCGGGGCTAGCTTCCACGCGCACACGCCGGGGCAGGCCCAAGCAGCGCCCTACGATCTGGTCATTAGCCACGCCAACTTGGTGGATGTCGTGTCGGGCAGCGTGCGCCCCGATCAGGTCGTGGCCATTCGCGGCGACGTGATTCGAGTGGTGGAGAAGGCCAGTGCGAAAAAGTACGTGGCCAAGCGCTACCTCGACGCCAAGGGCAAGTTTCTGATGCCCGGCCTGTGGGATATGCACGTGCACTTCCGGGGTGGCGACAGTTTGGTGCAGGCCAACCAGAACCTGCTGCCGCTGTACCTAGCGCACGGCATCACGACGGTGCGCGACGCGGGCGGCGACATGACGCCCTCGGTTTTCCGTTGGCGGCGCCAAATGCAGGCGGGCACGCTGGCTGGGCCGCGCATCTTCACGTCCGGCCCCAAAATCGACGGGCCTCAGGCCTACTGGCCGGGTTCGTTGGAGGTAGAAACTCCCGCCCAGATTGCCAAAGCCCTCGATTCATTGCAGTCCATAAAAGTGGATTACGTCAAGATTTACGACAGCAAAATATCGGGTGAGGCGTACCTGAACGTTATTGCCGCCGCCGAAAAGCGCGGGATGAAAACTACGGGTCACATGCCGTATTCCGTGAAGCTAGGTGACGCCGTGGAGCGGGGGCTGGATGCCACCGAACACCTGTACTACGTGTTCAAGGCGTGCTCTGGCAAAGAAGACAGTCTCACCACTCTGGTTAAGAAAAGCCTGACAACGAGCAAGCCCCTGGGGCTGTTTGCCATGCTGCCTGCCGTGGAAGCCACCTACGACCCCGCCGCGGCGAATCGCATCTTCAAGCTGATGGTCGCCCATAAAACGGCCGCGGTGCCCACCCTGTTCATTGGCAAGACGCTGGCCGATCTGCCCGACACCGACCACTCGCGCGACACGATGCTAGCCTATATTGACCCTAAAATCCAGGCTACGTACACGCGCCGCCTCAGCAGCGCCAAGGGACAATCGGCGGAAGCCAATCAGTTTCGCAAGAAGCTAGAAACCCGCTTTATGAGCTTGGTGCCGAAAATGCAAGCCGCCGGCGTAGTCGTGCTGGCGGGCTCCGATAGTGGGGCGTTTAACTCGTTTACGTATCCGGGCGCTTCGCTGGTAGGCGAGGTGGAAATGCTAGTGCAGGCTGGCCTCACGCCGGCCCAAGCACTGCGGGCCGCCACTATCAACGGGGCTAGGTTTATGGGCGTGGAGGGCACGGCGGGCACGATTGGGGTCGGCAAAAATGCTGATCTGGTACTGCTGGAACGAAACCCGCTTACCGACATTCACCACATCCGCACCATCAATACAGTGGTGTCCCGTGGCAAGCCGTATTCGCGCCAGGACTTGGCCGCCATGCTACAAGCTATCAAGCATAAGTAA
- a CDS encoding DNA polymerase beta superfamily protein, whose protein sequence is MLDKANLLFEAVSGSRAYGTDLPHSDTDLKGVFVLPEQEFFGLDYVPQIANATNDEVYYELRRFVELLLKNNPTALEILASPADCVRYHHPLFARLRPEQFLSKLCRHTFAEYAVAQIRKAKGLNKKINNPEPPARKSVLDFCYVTVGAGAQPVAKWLARQGYLASQCGLANVPHLTDLYALFVDPLNPGELGYRGLVRDPETSQDVQLSAVPKGAEPVAYLSFNRNGYSTYCRVYREYWDWVGKRNAERYQNTVQHGKNYDAKNMLHVFRLLHTALEIATTGQLHVRRPDREFLLQIRRGEFEYDELVSKAEALVGQVEAAFASSNLPEAPDRAAAEALLVQLRRDFYTQGG, encoded by the coding sequence ATGCTTGATAAAGCCAACCTTCTCTTCGAAGCCGTTAGCGGCAGCCGCGCCTACGGCACCGATCTGCCTCACTCTGATACAGACCTGAAGGGCGTATTCGTGCTGCCGGAACAAGAGTTTTTCGGTCTCGACTACGTGCCGCAGATTGCCAATGCGACCAACGACGAGGTGTATTATGAGTTGCGGCGCTTCGTAGAATTGCTGCTCAAGAACAACCCCACAGCCCTGGAAATCCTAGCGTCGCCGGCCGACTGCGTGCGCTACCACCATCCGTTGTTTGCGCGGCTCCGGCCCGAGCAGTTTCTCTCCAAACTCTGCCGCCACACCTTTGCGGAGTACGCTGTAGCACAAATCCGTAAGGCCAAAGGCTTGAATAAGAAGATCAATAATCCGGAGCCCCCGGCCCGCAAATCGGTGCTGGACTTTTGCTACGTGACCGTTGGGGCTGGGGCGCAGCCCGTGGCCAAGTGGCTGGCACGCCAGGGCTACCTAGCTTCCCAGTGCGGCCTGGCCAATGTGCCTCACCTAACCGACCTCTACGCTTTGTTCGTGGACCCTTTAAACCCCGGCGAGCTAGGGTACCGTGGCCTCGTGCGCGACCCCGAAACATCGCAGGATGTGCAGCTTTCGGCCGTGCCCAAGGGCGCAGAACCCGTGGCCTACCTGTCATTTAACCGCAATGGTTACAGCACTTACTGCCGCGTCTACCGCGAGTATTGGGATTGGGTAGGCAAGCGCAACGCCGAACGCTACCAGAACACGGTGCAACACGGCAAGAACTACGACGCCAAAAACATGCTGCACGTGTTCCGACTCCTGCACACGGCCCTGGAAATCGCCACTACCGGTCAGCTCCACGTCCGCCGCCCCGACCGGGAGTTTCTGCTCCAGATTCGCCGCGGCGAGTTCGAATACGACGAACTAGTGAGCAAGGCAGAAGCCCTCGTCGGGCAAGTTGAGGCGGCGTTTGCCAGCTCCAACTTACCAGAGGCCCCCGACCGCGCAGCCGCCGAGGCGTTGCTCGTTCAGTTGCGGCGTGACTTCTACACCCAAGGAGGCTAG
- a CDS encoding nucleotidyltransferase domain-containing protein produces MLTRIHAALTHLEATHPIRILYACESGSRAWGFPSPDSDYDVRFLYVHQPAWYLALDEGPDTLSFPVDNELDLGGWELRKALKLLRNSNAALLEWLQSPIIYHEALDFRAQLRPLLPTTFNPRAALHHYLGLVRRGVEDELLPEQVRLKKLFYALRSALAARWIREHRTVPPMEFKELRTLLPAELNGLVDVLLAQKAVADEKTVVPRPEELVAFLRQEYEASSAARNTLPVESQPDPTPALDELFRQLLGASFAQ; encoded by the coding sequence ATGCTCACTCGCATCCACGCTGCGCTTACCCACCTCGAAGCCACCCACCCGATCCGCATCCTGTACGCCTGCGAATCGGGCAGCCGGGCGTGGGGCTTTCCGTCGCCGGATTCCGACTACGACGTGCGCTTCCTCTACGTGCACCAGCCTGCTTGGTACCTAGCTCTCGACGAGGGGCCCGATACGCTCAGCTTCCCCGTCGACAACGAGCTCGACCTAGGTGGCTGGGAGTTGCGCAAGGCCCTGAAGCTGCTGCGCAACTCGAATGCGGCGCTGCTGGAGTGGCTACAATCTCCCATCATTTACCACGAGGCCCTCGATTTTCGGGCGCAGCTACGGCCTTTGCTGCCGACGACCTTCAACCCGCGCGCGGCGCTGCACCATTACCTAGGTCTGGTGCGGCGCGGCGTAGAAGATGAGTTGCTGCCGGAGCAGGTGCGGCTCAAAAAGCTTTTTTACGCGTTGCGCTCGGCCTTGGCGGCGCGCTGGATTCGGGAGCACCGCACCGTGCCGCCAATGGAGTTTAAAGAGCTACGCACGTTACTTCCGGCAGAGTTGAACGGCCTGGTAGACGTCCTTTTAGCGCAGAAAGCAGTGGCTGACGAAAAGACTGTTGTGCCTAGGCCAGAGGAGCTGGTTGCCTTTCTGCGCCAGGAGTACGAAGCTAGCTCAGCGGCGCGCAACACGCTGCCCGTTGAGTCGCAACCGGATCCTACGCCTGCCCTGGACGAGCTCTTTCGGCAATTATTGGGAGCTTCCTTTGCGCAGTAA
- a CDS encoding TMEM175 family protein has protein sequence MTKGRLEAFSDGVLAIIITIMVLEIKVPHGADFTALKPLVPVALSYILSFVYVGIYWNNHHMMLSTIDRISGGIMWANSHLLFWLSLTPFATGWMGENHFAPATLAMYGLVLLMCSIAYWILQRLVIQANGPDCVLAYAVGRDVKGKLSPGLYSLGIAASFWHPWVAGAFYVGVALMWLAPDRRIERAMIKRH, from the coding sequence ATGACCAAAGGACGCCTGGAAGCCTTCAGCGATGGAGTGCTGGCGATTATTATCACCATTATGGTGCTGGAAATCAAGGTGCCGCACGGCGCCGACTTCACCGCCCTCAAGCCGCTAGTACCCGTGGCGCTCAGCTACATACTGAGCTTTGTCTACGTAGGTATTTACTGGAACAACCACCACATGATGCTCTCGACTATAGACCGAATCAGCGGTGGCATTATGTGGGCCAATTCGCACCTGCTCTTTTGGCTCTCGCTGACTCCTTTCGCCACTGGGTGGATGGGAGAAAACCATTTTGCGCCGGCTACCCTGGCCATGTATGGGTTGGTCTTGCTGATGTGCTCTATTGCCTACTGGATTTTGCAACGTCTTGTTATTCAAGCCAACGGGCCAGACTGCGTGCTGGCGTATGCCGTCGGCCGTGACGTAAAAGGCAAGCTTTCACCGGGGCTCTATAGCCTAGGCATTGCAGCTAGCTTCTGGCACCCGTGGGTGGCAGGCGCTTTCTACGTGGGCGTCGCGCTGATGTGGCTGGCACCCGACCGGCGCATTGAACGGGCAATGATTAAGCGGCACTAG
- a CDS encoding transporter substrate-binding domain-containing protein, with amino-acid sequence MPDCSLSKLSASVVLLAWALLLSACSDFPKDPAKTLKKVENGTLVVGYSENPPWVVQGSPEPTGIEPALVKAFAQTLHARVQWRKGTEQTLFEDLEKRKIDLLIAGLTDESPWKNEKAGFTRPFVEHRKKKHVMATIQGENAFVVRLEEFLYQREAAIAQRTQP; translated from the coding sequence ATGCCTGATTGTTCGCTAAGTAAGTTGAGCGCTAGTGTCGTTTTGCTCGCCTGGGCGTTGCTGCTATCCGCCTGCTCCGATTTTCCCAAGGACCCCGCGAAAACGCTGAAGAAAGTAGAAAACGGAACACTGGTGGTGGGCTATTCCGAGAACCCACCGTGGGTTGTTCAGGGGAGTCCGGAGCCAACCGGTATCGAGCCCGCGCTGGTGAAAGCCTTTGCCCAAACGCTGCACGCCCGCGTGCAGTGGCGCAAGGGTACGGAACAAACGCTGTTTGAAGACCTGGAAAAGCGAAAGATAGATTTGCTGATAGCGGGCCTGACCGATGAGAGTCCGTGGAAAAACGAAAAAGCAGGTTTCACCCGCCCATTTGTTGAACACCGGAAAAAGAAACACGTTATGGCGACCATCCAAGGAGAAAATGCCTTCGTCGTGCGCCTAGAAGAGTTTCTATACCAGCGGGAAGCCGCTATAGCCCAGCGCACGCAGCCATGA
- a CDS encoding cation diffusion facilitator family transporter, with protein MKKLAQFEFPPELVPDFEKAKRLEWITIAYFISSALVIFLAMGNSQTMKTAWYDDVLSLTPPIAFQVASRVFMKAPNKQFPYGYHRVANIAYLCSAVALFALGAFLVIDSTLSLVKTEHPTIGTVIVGGHQIWLGYLMIAALLWSTIPSVILGRKKLPLAKHLHEKNLYTDADMNKADWMSGIAAMLGIVGIGLGWWWADSAAALLISVDIVHDGFTSLKQAVFDLMDQIPKTVATEQPDPLLEQVRETLAGQSWVKDFSFRMRECGHIYLGEGFVVPAQEENLIQHIANTAQTIEQLNWRIQEFVITPVPELPDDESA; from the coding sequence ATGAAAAAGCTAGCCCAGTTTGAGTTTCCGCCCGAGTTGGTGCCGGATTTTGAGAAGGCCAAGCGCCTGGAGTGGATTACCATTGCCTACTTCATCTCGTCGGCCCTGGTAATTTTTCTGGCCATGGGCAACTCGCAAACGATGAAAACGGCCTGGTACGACGATGTATTGAGCCTCACGCCGCCCATTGCCTTTCAGGTGGCGTCGCGGGTGTTTATGAAAGCCCCCAACAAGCAGTTTCCCTACGGCTACCATCGTGTGGCCAACATTGCCTACTTGTGCAGCGCAGTAGCATTATTCGCCCTCGGCGCCTTTCTGGTGATTGATTCCACCCTGTCGTTGGTGAAAACGGAGCACCCCACCATTGGCACCGTCATCGTGGGTGGGCACCAGATCTGGCTAGGGTACCTGATGATTGCGGCCTTGCTGTGGAGCACGATACCGTCGGTGATCCTAGGTCGGAAAAAGTTGCCGCTGGCTAAGCACTTGCACGAGAAGAACTTGTACACCGATGCCGACATGAACAAAGCCGACTGGATGTCGGGGATTGCCGCCATGCTGGGCATTGTGGGCATCGGGCTGGGCTGGTGGTGGGCCGACTCCGCGGCGGCGCTGCTGATTTCCGTTGATATCGTGCACGATGGCTTTACCAGCCTGAAACAAGCCGTGTTCGATCTAATGGACCAGATCCCCAAAACGGTAGCCACTGAGCAGCCTGATCCGCTGCTGGAGCAAGTGCGCGAAACGCTCGCAGGTCAATCTTGGGTAAAGGATTTCTCATTCCGAATGCGCGAATGCGGGCACATTTACCTAGGAGAGGGTTTTGTGGTGCCCGCTCAGGAAGAAAATTTGATCCAGCATATTGCTAACACCGCCCAAACTATTGAACAGCTCAACTGGCGCATCCAAGAGTTCGTTATTACGCCCGTGCCGGAGCTGCCTGATGATGAAAGCGCCTAG
- a CDS encoding M28 family metallopeptidase gives MIFSTRLSLVLGRVVPVGLLGLALVGCQSQSSSKTTSTPATTGEATATAPTEAAASGITTATISNYLQAVSSDEMQGRKPFTVGEERATQYLADQFKNLGLKPGPDGSYFQPVPMVEITATPSATMQIKGNGQNLAFQYKTDFVAFTQREQPQVAVTNSPLVFAGYGVVAPEYKWDDYAGLDVKGKTVVVLVNDPGNAANDTTFFKGKAMTYYGRWTYKYEEAARHGAAGLLIVHDTKPAAYPWSVVLSGAISPKLRAQLPDKGASKCALEGWLTLDAAKKLFQAAGQNYEQLYAAANKPGFKARPLGDLKLTASIQNKLRRQTSKNVLAVLPGTTRANEYIIYSAHWDHFGVGKTIAGDSIYNGAVDDGTGLAALLSIAEAFQKAKEKPARSIIFLAVTGEEQGLLGSAYYAQHPPFPLNKTVADLNMDMLWPYGEMKDLTVIGYGQSELEEYARAAAKEQDRYVLPDQTPETGMFYRSDHFSFAHVGVPSLYASGGYESRTRGKEYIAQQRQQFTSEHYHKPSDQIDLNWDLAGIAQDAQLYYRVGQRLAGETTFPQWKAGSEFKEARDKSMAGR, from the coding sequence ATGATTTTTTCTACGCGCTTGTCGCTCGTCCTGGGGCGAGTGGTTCCGGTTGGGCTGCTTGGCCTAGCGTTGGTCGGCTGCCAAAGCCAGTCTTCCTCCAAAACGACTTCCACGCCAGCTACTACGGGCGAAGCCACTGCCACCGCACCGACCGAAGCTGCTGCCTCTGGCATCACTACTGCTACCATCAGCAACTACTTGCAGGCCGTTTCCTCCGACGAAATGCAAGGCCGTAAGCCATTTACGGTAGGAGAGGAGCGTGCCACCCAATACTTAGCCGACCAGTTCAAAAACCTAGGTCTGAAGCCCGGCCCTGACGGCAGCTACTTCCAGCCGGTGCCCATGGTGGAAATCACGGCCACGCCTTCGGCTACCATGCAAATCAAGGGCAACGGCCAAAATCTAGCTTTCCAATACAAAACCGACTTTGTGGCCTTCACCCAGCGTGAGCAGCCGCAGGTGGCCGTCACGAATTCGCCGTTGGTATTTGCCGGCTACGGCGTAGTAGCCCCCGAGTACAAGTGGGATGACTACGCTGGCCTCGACGTGAAGGGCAAAACCGTGGTGGTGCTGGTGAATGACCCTGGCAACGCCGCTAACGATACCACCTTCTTCAAAGGCAAGGCCATGACCTACTACGGCCGCTGGACCTACAAATACGAGGAGGCCGCCCGCCACGGCGCGGCCGGTTTGCTCATCGTGCACGACACAAAGCCCGCCGCTTACCCCTGGTCGGTGGTGCTCAGCGGGGCTATTAGCCCGAAGCTGCGCGCTCAGCTGCCCGACAAAGGCGCCAGCAAGTGCGCGCTGGAAGGCTGGCTGACGCTCGACGCGGCCAAGAAGCTGTTCCAAGCCGCTGGTCAGAACTACGAGCAGCTCTACGCGGCGGCCAACAAGCCCGGCTTCAAAGCTAGGCCGCTCGGCGACCTGAAGCTGACGGCAAGCATCCAGAACAAGCTCCGCCGCCAAACCTCGAAAAACGTGCTAGCCGTGCTGCCCGGCACCACACGCGCCAACGAATACATCATCTACTCGGCCCACTGGGACCATTTTGGGGTGGGCAAAACCATTGCTGGCGATTCCATCTACAACGGCGCCGTAGACGATGGCACCGGCCTGGCCGCCCTGCTCAGCATCGCCGAAGCCTTCCAGAAAGCCAAGGAGAAACCCGCCCGTAGCATCATATTCCTGGCCGTGACGGGCGAGGAGCAAGGCTTGCTCGGCTCGGCTTACTACGCTCAGCATCCGCCATTTCCGCTGAATAAAACCGTGGCCGACCTGAACATGGACATGCTCTGGCCTTATGGCGAGATGAAAGACCTCACGGTTATCGGCTACGGCCAATCGGAGCTGGAAGAATACGCCCGTGCTGCGGCCAAGGAGCAAGACCGCTACGTGCTGCCCGACCAAACGCCAGAAACTGGCATGTTCTACCGCTCCGACCACTTCAGCTTCGCTCACGTGGGCGTGCCCTCGCTCTACGCCAGCGGCGGCTACGAAAGCCGCACCCGCGGCAAAGAATACATTGCCCAGCAGCGCCAGCAGTTCACCAGCGAGCATTACCACAAGCCCTCCGACCAGATAGACCTCAACTGGGACCTAGCCGGCATCGCCCAGGATGCGCAGCTGTACTACCGCGTGGGGCAGCGGCTGGCGGGCGAAACCACGTTCCCGCAGTGGAAAGCGGGTTCGGAGTTTAAGGAAGCGCGGGACAAGAGTATGGCGGGGCGGTAA
- a CDS encoding HEAT repeat domain-containing protein, whose amino-acid sequence MTTEEVVQQLTAPDIEEQLNILRDMPHLSAVPEVYRILVANLASADSRVVFLSLDLLIKRYRSQLQEAADTFIPQFIHLLSTNDGPVVDRCIWALSVTGEKALHALITCIITATDERRKEACIWALGRNAHLRLQPKVVVDTLRTQLQEANPRIRYAAVNALMDMSPLRPFERLTSTEYDFEPLYGELQVVAQTLAETQPDYSEWMEQYLELLRDRKTYDG is encoded by the coding sequence ATGACAACAGAGGAAGTAGTACAGCAATTAACAGCACCTGACATTGAAGAGCAGCTTAACATTCTGAGAGACATGCCGCATTTGAGCGCTGTGCCTGAGGTGTATCGTATCCTCGTCGCTAATCTTGCTAGTGCTGATAGCAGAGTAGTTTTTCTTAGTCTGGATTTGCTCATTAAACGGTACCGCTCGCAACTACAGGAAGCCGCTGACACCTTTATCCCGCAGTTTATTCACCTTCTATCTACCAACGACGGTCCCGTTGTCGACCGATGTATTTGGGCGTTGAGCGTCACGGGAGAGAAAGCATTGCATGCGCTAATTACCTGCATTATTACGGCTACAGACGAACGCCGTAAAGAAGCGTGCATATGGGCCCTAGGCCGGAATGCGCACCTTCGACTTCAGCCCAAAGTAGTAGTGGACACATTACGCACGCAGCTACAAGAGGCAAATCCGCGGATTCGATATGCTGCCGTGAATGCACTCATGGATATGAGTCCGCTACGTCCTTTTGAGCGACTAACAAGTACTGAGTACGACTTTGAACCACTATATGGCGAGCTACAAGTAGTTGCACAGACCTTGGCTGAAACGCAGCCTGACTATTCGGAGTGGATGGAGCAGTACCTAGAACTACTTCGTGACCGTAAAACTTACGACGGGTAA
- a CDS encoding S41 family peptidase produces the protein MKKLVLLVLFLVASHAARCQAVTTSLPDSVKTFLDKSLTLLETYSLERASVDWPQLRQTVYQKAQGAQSVHDLLPIYPYVFEQLKDDHGWLTYQGKTYKWRNPARPVYPNAVVKAALAKRPGLRVKMLPGNIGYVQLPGINGSLQQMRDAAKVVQDSLCRINPDKATAWIIDLRLNDGGAMAPMLAGMAPLLGDGHLGGFVDKDGQPDQQWYLRQGNFYLDTLQVTTLQNRCPVRKTNKPIAVLLSGLTASSGEIVAISLKGRASTRFFGEPTYGATTANESYRISGTTYLTIAGTQETDRNRVVYRSNVAPDVLVTGGDNFSDLGKDAKIAAALKWLKKVK, from the coding sequence ATGAAGAAACTTGTATTACTCGTGCTCTTTCTCGTTGCTTCGCACGCGGCCCGTTGCCAAGCTGTTACTACTTCGCTACCCGATTCCGTTAAGACGTTTCTCGATAAAAGTCTGACGCTACTGGAGACGTATTCGCTGGAACGCGCCTCTGTCGACTGGCCCCAGCTGCGCCAGACGGTGTACCAAAAAGCCCAGGGTGCCCAGTCGGTGCACGATTTGCTGCCGATCTATCCGTATGTGTTTGAGCAGTTGAAAGACGACCACGGCTGGCTTACCTATCAGGGTAAAACGTATAAATGGCGTAACCCGGCGCGCCCTGTCTATCCCAATGCCGTCGTGAAGGCAGCGCTGGCAAAGAGGCCCGGCCTTCGGGTGAAGATGCTGCCGGGCAATATTGGTTACGTTCAACTGCCGGGCATCAACGGTAGCCTCCAGCAGATGCGCGACGCGGCCAAGGTGGTGCAAGACTCGCTCTGCCGCATTAATCCGGACAAAGCCACCGCCTGGATTATTGACCTGCGCCTGAATGACGGCGGCGCGATGGCACCCATGCTGGCCGGAATGGCGCCCTTGCTCGGCGACGGGCACCTAGGGGGCTTCGTTGACAAAGACGGTCAGCCCGACCAGCAATGGTATCTGCGCCAAGGCAATTTTTACCTGGACACGCTGCAAGTGACGACCCTGCAAAACCGCTGTCCTGTTCGGAAGACCAACAAACCCATTGCCGTGCTGCTCAGCGGCCTAACGGCTAGCTCCGGCGAAATCGTGGCTATTAGCTTAAAGGGGCGAGCTAGCACGCGCTTCTTCGGCGAGCCTACGTATGGCGCCACCACCGCCAACGAAAGCTACCGGATCAGCGGCACCACTTACCTCACCATTGCCGGCACGCAGGAAACCGACCGCAACCGGGTCGTGTACCGTTCCAACGTCGCCCCCGACGTGCTTGTCACCGGCGGCGACAACTTCAGTGACCTAGGTAAGGATGCCAAAATAGCCGCCGCTTTGAAGTGGTTGAAGAAAGTAAAGTGA